From the Leucobacter denitrificans genome, one window contains:
- a CDS encoding SGNH/GDSL hydrolase family protein yields the protein MPGELQSQIELPWSRFVAIGDSFTEGLGDPNPESPGGLRGWADRFAEVLAAHNSDLAYANLAVRGKLIQQITVEQLDTALELRPDLLSVCAGGNDVIRPGSDPDAVAAKLEHIVSQARDAGATVLIFTGVDVAFQPVFRSIRGKVAIFNENVRKVAKRNDCYVVDQWAIEELQDSRYWAGDRLHMNALGHHTIARAALETLNIPNTLEPLDPPEVPQQSWRAARKEDVVWAREHLVPWVIRRLKHVSSGDNIEPKRPKPTSPLPQNGASE from the coding sequence GTGCCCGGAGAACTACAGAGTCAGATCGAGTTGCCTTGGTCGCGATTCGTCGCCATTGGAGATTCCTTCACCGAGGGGCTCGGTGACCCGAACCCCGAGAGTCCCGGGGGTCTGCGCGGCTGGGCGGATCGATTTGCAGAGGTGCTCGCAGCACATAACTCAGACCTCGCCTACGCGAACCTCGCGGTGAGAGGCAAGCTCATTCAGCAGATTACTGTCGAGCAGCTCGACACTGCACTCGAGCTTCGGCCAGACCTCCTCAGCGTGTGCGCCGGCGGTAATGACGTGATCCGCCCAGGCAGTGACCCCGATGCGGTTGCGGCGAAGCTCGAGCACATCGTTTCTCAAGCCCGTGATGCCGGTGCCACGGTGTTGATCTTCACTGGCGTCGACGTTGCGTTTCAGCCAGTGTTTCGATCGATTCGTGGCAAGGTCGCAATTTTCAACGAGAATGTGCGCAAGGTCGCGAAGCGGAACGACTGCTATGTGGTAGATCAGTGGGCGATCGAAGAGCTTCAGGACAGCAGGTATTGGGCTGGTGATCGGCTCCACATGAACGCGCTTGGGCATCACACCATTGCGAGGGCAGCGCTCGAAACCCTCAATATTCCGAACACGCTGGAGCCACTCGATCCGCCCGAGGTGCCGCAACAGAGTTGGCGCGCGGCCCGCAAGGAGGATGTGGTGTGGGCGCGTGAACACCTCGTTCCCTGGGTGATACGAAGGCTCAAGCACGTGTCATCTGGCGACAACATTGAACCGAAGCGGCCCAAGCCAACTTCTCCTCTGCCGCAGAACGGCGCTTCGGAGTAG
- a CDS encoding phytoene desaturase family protein, with product MKCCRSVDAVVVGAGPNGLAAALTLAQRGLEVQLFERAGEVGGACRTETWGDGYRSDWGAAVHPMALASPFFNSIQLAERLKFFMPEISIAHPLENRAALAWRSLDKTSHGLGADGVAWRTLVGGLARNSESVVSSVLDTPLRLPFQPKAAMQLAKSSLLTRCGAGLRTEAGRALLAGIVAHSVGVQPRLGVSAAGVVLASLAHSVGWPIPASGSGAITQLLAQDFLQAGGVIHLNEHITKLSDLPHAKAYLFDTSASDMVSIAGDRVTTRYANAAARVTPGDAVSKVDLVLEQPIPWKDEQVGRAGTVHVCGTQRDVRLAEYEVSKGRHAENPMIVLSQPSAFDASRAPSGKHVVWAYAHVPAGSNLPQTETILRSLERFAPGTQDLVAATRSTTAREIGTRNPAMPGGDFASGALTLRQVVGRPVLSANPWQAGNGIYLCSGAAAPGPGVHGMAGHRAAVSAIKKVFH from the coding sequence ATGAAATGCTGTAGATCAGTGGACGCAGTCGTAGTTGGGGCTGGCCCCAACGGACTCGCTGCGGCCTTGACATTGGCACAAAGAGGCCTTGAAGTTCAGCTGTTCGAGCGCGCAGGCGAAGTCGGCGGTGCATGCAGAACTGAGACCTGGGGTGACGGCTATCGTTCTGACTGGGGCGCTGCAGTGCATCCGATGGCTTTGGCCTCGCCATTCTTTAACAGCATTCAGCTTGCTGAACGACTGAAATTCTTCATGCCGGAGATATCTATAGCGCACCCATTGGAAAACAGAGCCGCGCTGGCTTGGAGATCCCTCGACAAGACCTCGCACGGATTAGGAGCCGACGGAGTTGCGTGGCGTACCTTAGTTGGGGGATTGGCACGCAACTCCGAATCAGTAGTGTCAAGTGTGCTTGACACGCCACTGCGGTTGCCCTTCCAGCCCAAAGCTGCAATGCAGCTCGCAAAGTCATCCCTTTTGACTCGGTGTGGAGCAGGGCTGAGAACTGAAGCAGGTCGAGCACTGTTGGCTGGAATCGTCGCGCACTCTGTGGGCGTACAACCGCGGTTAGGTGTCTCGGCGGCCGGAGTAGTACTTGCTTCTCTCGCACACAGTGTCGGCTGGCCAATACCCGCTTCAGGCTCAGGAGCTATCACGCAACTGTTAGCCCAAGACTTCTTGCAAGCAGGTGGCGTGATACATCTCAACGAGCACATCACGAAGTTGAGCGATTTGCCACACGCGAAGGCCTATCTGTTCGACACCTCCGCGTCAGACATGGTGTCTATTGCTGGCGACCGAGTCACCACAAGATATGCAAATGCGGCGGCAAGGGTCACGCCGGGGGACGCGGTAAGTAAAGTCGACCTCGTTTTGGAACAACCAATACCCTGGAAAGACGAACAGGTCGGACGCGCGGGAACTGTTCACGTCTGTGGCACCCAACGAGATGTGAGACTTGCAGAGTATGAGGTAAGCAAAGGACGACATGCGGAGAACCCCATGATTGTGCTCTCACAACCCTCGGCATTCGATGCTTCCCGCGCCCCGTCAGGTAAGCATGTAGTCTGGGCATACGCACATGTCCCAGCTGGATCGAACCTTCCACAAACCGAAACAATATTGCGGTCACTTGAAAGGTTCGCCCCGGGAACTCAAGATCTCGTGGCCGCCACAAGATCCACTACTGCGCGAGAAATTGGTACTCGAAATCCGGCTATGCCGGGCGGCGACTTTGCCTCGGGGGCGCTGACGCTCAGACAGGTTGTAGGCAGGCCAGTGCTGAGCGCCAACCCTTGGCAAGCGGGCAACGGGATCTACCTCTGCTCTGGCGCAGCAGCACCGGGACCCGGAGTTCACGGAATGGCCGGACACAGGGCGGCAGTGTCAGCGATCAAGAAAGTTTTCCACTGA
- a CDS encoding DUF5819 family protein produces the protein MTDHDPTDLRHSRSQRTRPLTRLGSTLLVLFAGWHIFASFLWISPYSELRTIVPGNALSTYMLPWFGQSWSVFAPEPINGDYRLEVRAIIDTGSATADSEGYEATDWVDATEVEISKARYNLFPPRAAILSTQQATKLLNSWKELKPEQREIAALGYYEGDRWLARMHDAMVEFGDEQKVTNYIVQERYTTAYATQVAYAVWGEENVGQVQFRVSRQNIVPFAERHNPDAERPAPQIANTGWRGVIVLSGQSNEDFEKSFMASYRGVEND, from the coding sequence ATGACCGACCACGATCCAACAGATCTGCGTCATAGCCGCAGTCAGAGAACTCGACCACTCACAAGACTGGGATCGACACTTCTCGTACTCTTTGCAGGTTGGCATATATTCGCGTCATTCTTGTGGATCTCGCCGTACTCCGAGCTTCGCACCATCGTTCCCGGAAACGCGCTTTCTACCTATATGCTCCCTTGGTTCGGTCAAAGCTGGAGCGTCTTTGCCCCCGAGCCAATTAACGGGGACTACCGACTCGAAGTTCGGGCGATTATTGATACCGGAAGTGCAACAGCAGATTCAGAAGGCTACGAGGCAACCGACTGGGTCGACGCGACAGAAGTAGAAATCTCAAAAGCGCGCTACAACCTATTTCCGCCTCGAGCAGCAATCCTCTCAACCCAGCAGGCAACAAAACTGCTGAATTCCTGGAAAGAACTCAAACCTGAACAGCGCGAAATCGCGGCTCTTGGCTACTACGAAGGCGACCGGTGGCTCGCGAGAATGCACGACGCAATGGTTGAGTTTGGAGACGAACAAAAAGTTACCAACTACATCGTTCAAGAGCGGTACACAACTGCATATGCCACCCAGGTCGCATACGCGGTATGGGGTGAAGAGAACGTCGGGCAAGTCCAGTTCCGCGTATCACGTCAAAACATTGTGCCGTTCGCGGAACGCCACAACCCAGATGCTGAACGACCCGCGCCACAAATAGCAAACACAGGGTGGCGAGGAGTGATCGTGCTGTCAGGCCAATCAAACGAAGACTTCGAAAAATCATTCATGGCGAGTTACCGAGGTGTCGAAAATGACTAA
- a CDS encoding Cpe/LpqF family protein (Related to clavulanate biosynthesis protein Cpe, which has an isomerase-like N-terminal domain and a beta-lactamase-like C-terminal domain.): MSFQKFLAPAGLALALVLTGCTDGNGAQDKEVNFPSSELGNQASWVVSQLNSEQGVSVEELESRLSDKVTEQMSAEELGSVLESDVVPDGPFTLVSFEEKDGKALAGLKNESGEVLHMSIAVDSANGKIDGVYFKAE; the protein is encoded by the coding sequence ATGTCGTTTCAAAAGTTTCTCGCTCCCGCAGGACTCGCCCTTGCGCTCGTCTTGACAGGATGTACGGACGGGAATGGTGCTCAGGACAAAGAGGTCAACTTTCCAAGTTCAGAACTTGGCAACCAAGCAAGTTGGGTGGTCTCTCAACTGAACTCTGAGCAGGGAGTCTCGGTCGAAGAACTAGAATCACGACTCTCTGACAAAGTCACGGAACAAATGAGCGCTGAAGAGCTTGGTTCCGTGCTTGAAAGTGACGTCGTGCCCGACGGACCTTTCACACTAGTGAGCTTTGAAGAGAAAGACGGAAAAGCACTTGCAGGTTTGAAGAATGAATCGGGCGAAGTGCTCCATATGAGCATTGCGGTCGACTCTGCCAACGGAAAGATCGATGGTGTCTACTTCAAAGCTGAGTAG
- the pdxY gene encoding pyridoxal kinase PdxY, whose translation MRVLSIQSSVSYGHVGNSAAVFPLQRIGIEVMPISTVCFSNHTGYGSWRGPHLSGDDIREIVTGIEERGGLADVDAVLSGYQGGDDIGDAILDAVTRVKQHSPNAVYSCDPVLGNAKSGCHVAPEVQSLIRDRVVPEADLVTPNQFELGFVTGTSPDTLESTLDSISRMREIGPRSVLVTSVERPERAHDNVMEMISVTGDEAWIVETPRLPIKANGSGDVTAALFTAHLLRSGDPKESLARTASSVFALLEQTLASGRRELQLIEAQTAYAHPSMQFEPKLLTSHI comes from the coding sequence ATGCGCGTACTCTCGATCCAATCCTCAGTTTCGTACGGTCACGTAGGCAATTCAGCTGCGGTGTTCCCGCTACAGCGGATCGGCATCGAGGTCATGCCGATATCGACGGTGTGTTTCTCAAACCATACTGGATACGGTTCCTGGAGGGGTCCGCACCTTTCGGGTGACGACATCCGCGAGATCGTCACCGGTATTGAGGAGCGAGGTGGCCTTGCAGATGTCGATGCCGTCCTCTCGGGATACCAGGGCGGCGACGACATCGGAGACGCGATCCTTGACGCCGTGACCCGAGTGAAGCAGCACAGTCCAAATGCAGTGTACTCATGCGACCCCGTACTCGGCAACGCAAAATCGGGTTGCCACGTCGCACCAGAAGTGCAGAGCCTGATTCGTGATCGAGTCGTGCCCGAGGCGGATCTCGTCACACCGAACCAGTTCGAACTTGGGTTCGTGACTGGAACCTCACCCGATACCCTTGAGTCAACGCTCGACTCCATATCCCGCATGCGAGAGATTGGGCCACGAAGTGTACTCGTGACCAGCGTCGAGCGGCCTGAACGCGCGCACGATAACGTCATGGAGATGATCTCGGTAACAGGCGACGAAGCGTGGATCGTGGAGACACCACGGCTACCCATCAAAGCAAACGGCTCAGGAGATGTCACCGCCGCGCTCTTCACCGCGCACCTGCTGCGTTCCGGGGACCCCAAGGAGTCTCTCGCCCGTACTGCTTCAAGCGTCTTCGCATTGCTCGAGCAGACGCTGGCCTCCGGTCGGCGTGAGCTCCAGCTGATCGAAGCCCAAACCGCTTACGCCCATCCAAGCATGCAGTTCGAACCGAAGCTTCTCACGTCGCACATCTAG
- the gluQRS gene encoding tRNA glutamyl-Q(34) synthetase GluQRS, whose product MSEFPQTVGAGRYAPSPSGDLHLGNLRTALLAWLFARSSGRSFLMRIEDLDRARDAGSAEPQLNDLRAIGLDWDGDPVLQSDRREDHEQAIATLQARGLVYECTCTRKDILAAPSAPHSPPGAYPGTCRDRTEEERAEARDRIAPRLPALRLRVPEATAAPTFVDQILGQTQGEIDDFVLKRGDGTIAYNLAVVVDDAAMGVDQVVRGDDLASSTPRQILLQRLLELPSPPDIKYAHVPLVLGPSGARLAKRDGAVTLRDLKAAGVKPDLVRAKLAQTLGLARPGETPTMAQLLERFDPPSLPREPHTWSEDLIASGT is encoded by the coding sequence ATGAGTGAGTTCCCTCAAACCGTGGGTGCCGGACGATACGCACCGAGCCCATCCGGTGACCTGCATCTCGGTAACCTGCGAACCGCTCTGCTGGCCTGGCTTTTTGCGCGGTCGAGCGGCCGAAGCTTTCTCATGCGCATTGAAGATTTGGATCGAGCGCGTGACGCAGGATCCGCTGAACCCCAGCTCAATGACCTTCGCGCGATAGGCCTCGACTGGGACGGCGATCCTGTGCTGCAGTCTGACCGACGTGAGGACCACGAACAGGCAATCGCGACACTGCAAGCACGTGGCCTTGTATACGAGTGCACGTGCACGAGAAAAGACATTTTGGCCGCTCCCAGCGCGCCCCATTCGCCGCCCGGGGCATACCCGGGCACCTGTCGAGATCGCACGGAGGAAGAACGGGCAGAGGCCCGCGACCGAATTGCGCCGAGGCTACCCGCGCTCAGGCTGCGGGTGCCTGAGGCAACCGCCGCACCCACTTTTGTCGACCAGATTTTGGGGCAAACGCAGGGTGAGATCGATGATTTCGTACTGAAGCGAGGCGACGGCACGATCGCTTACAATCTCGCGGTGGTTGTTGATGACGCTGCAATGGGGGTGGATCAGGTCGTGCGAGGCGACGACCTTGCTTCGTCGACCCCTCGGCAGATCTTGCTGCAGCGGTTGCTGGAGCTCCCGTCACCGCCTGATATTAAATATGCGCATGTGCCGCTCGTGCTTGGCCCGAGCGGAGCGCGACTCGCAAAGCGAGACGGGGCCGTCACCCTGCGCGATCTGAAAGCAGCAGGCGTAAAGCCGGACCTGGTCCGCGCCAAGCTTGCTCAGACGCTCGGCCTCGCGCGCCCGGGTGAAACCCCGACCATGGCGCAATTGCTTGAGCGCTTCGATCCACCCAGCCTGCCGCGAGAACCTCACACCTGGAGCGAGGATCTCATCGCGAGTGGAACTTAA
- a CDS encoding HTTM domain-containing protein codes for MTNQTLDKDRRAATLFEGVCSLLAQTTSNVSRSLRHVLELSEGWLVDSKKALYGLAVARILLGAMIIGFALSNFSTIRYTFGPGAAWTGQLLYPTSSFATIFPFNIVNAAAHTDWGITLVTCGLIVCAFFFMIGYRTRIIMIPLFVLWVGFMSINTYVQDQSDNLTRMSFIYLFFTALSDRWSLDARRREKFANHNGAKAKQLWRFQQVLPAPFTNLLHNLAVAILICQLCFVYASGGLFKAGGAPWQNGTAVYDPIQTERFGTWPVLSDLATAWGPGVAIATIGTVLVQATFPFLMLNRFTRIFAIIVILFFHIGIGILMGLPWFSLSMVALDAIFIRDRSWKKVAMLVRTAFKRELQNHHAVNEETLMEQSSYSTPAPAPAPEPVPELVR; via the coding sequence ATGACTAACCAGACACTAGACAAGGACAGAAGAGCAGCGACACTTTTCGAGGGCGTTTGTTCACTTCTCGCGCAGACAACTAGCAACGTCTCGCGTTCTCTGCGACATGTACTTGAACTCAGCGAAGGGTGGTTAGTTGACTCCAAGAAGGCCCTGTATGGACTTGCAGTTGCGCGGATACTGCTTGGAGCTATGATCATCGGTTTTGCCTTATCGAATTTCTCTACCATTCGATATACATTCGGCCCAGGTGCCGCATGGACGGGTCAACTTCTTTACCCGACGAGTTCGTTCGCGACGATCTTCCCCTTCAACATTGTGAACGCTGCTGCTCACACCGACTGGGGAATTACTCTTGTGACCTGCGGACTCATAGTGTGTGCGTTTTTCTTCATGATCGGGTACCGCACAAGAATCATAATGATCCCACTATTCGTTCTGTGGGTCGGGTTCATGAGCATAAACACCTACGTACAAGACCAGAGCGACAACCTCACCCGAATGTCGTTCATATACCTGTTCTTCACCGCATTGAGCGATCGCTGGTCACTCGATGCCCGGCGACGCGAAAAATTCGCGAACCACAACGGCGCGAAAGCGAAGCAGCTATGGCGATTCCAGCAAGTTCTCCCCGCCCCCTTCACGAATCTGCTTCACAACTTGGCCGTAGCGATTTTGATCTGCCAATTGTGTTTCGTATACGCCTCAGGAGGACTCTTCAAAGCGGGAGGCGCTCCCTGGCAAAATGGGACCGCAGTTTATGACCCCATCCAAACCGAGCGATTCGGCACCTGGCCTGTTTTGAGCGATCTGGCGACGGCGTGGGGACCCGGTGTAGCAATCGCCACCATCGGAACCGTGCTCGTCCAAGCAACATTTCCATTCCTGATGCTCAATCGCTTCACCAGAATCTTTGCAATCATCGTCATCCTCTTCTTCCACATCGGCATCGGCATACTGATGGGCCTACCGTGGTTCTCACTCTCAATGGTTGCGCTCGACGCAATATTCATTCGTGATCGCAGCTGGAAGAAAGTGGCGATGCTCGTGCGGACGGCGTTCAAACGAGAGCTTCAGAATCATCATGCTGTCAATGAGGAAACACTCATGGAACAAAGCAGCTATTCGACTCCTGCACCTGCACCTGCACCTGAACCTGTACCTGAGCTCGTGAGATAG
- a CDS encoding aminotransferase class I/II-fold pyridoxal phosphate-dependent enzyme: MSERWKDVAMATGLVAPDGTTKPTVFAEMSALANVTGAANLGQGFPDEDGPEWIRELAVSAIRAGENQYPPGRGIAALRQAVAEHQYRRYGISLDPETEVLITAGATEALTAAILALAGSGNEVLTLEPFYDSHAAAIAMAGAVHTTVPLRPHEEGFRLDLRALRETVTERTRVILVNSPHNPTGTVLSQEELEAIAREADRVNAVVVTDEVYEHLTFDAAEHVPIATLPSMWDRTLTISSAGKSFSLTGWKVGWVSGPAELIEAVLAIKQFLTYSGGAPFQPAIAKALLAGESDISELRTRLESRKDRLLTGLSALGFRTVRPAGTYFVCADATAFLTDEVPDAAAFARWLPREVGVACVPVSAFCRDGSETASLLRNWVRFTFVKDDATLEIAIERLQALSTIHG, translated from the coding sequence ATGAGTGAGCGCTGGAAAGACGTTGCGATGGCGACCGGGCTGGTCGCGCCGGACGGAACCACCAAACCAACTGTCTTCGCTGAGATGAGCGCCCTAGCTAATGTGACGGGCGCCGCAAATTTGGGTCAGGGGTTTCCTGATGAAGATGGTCCAGAGTGGATCCGCGAGCTTGCGGTTTCGGCGATCCGGGCGGGTGAAAATCAGTACCCGCCAGGTCGAGGCATTGCCGCACTTCGTCAGGCTGTCGCCGAGCATCAATACCGGCGTTATGGAATTTCGCTCGATCCAGAGACCGAGGTGCTCATCACCGCGGGAGCGACCGAAGCGCTCACAGCCGCGATTCTCGCGCTTGCTGGCAGTGGAAATGAGGTGCTCACACTCGAACCGTTCTATGACTCGCACGCCGCGGCCATAGCGATGGCGGGCGCAGTTCATACGACTGTGCCCCTGCGCCCGCATGAGGAGGGCTTTCGCCTTGATTTACGCGCGCTTCGCGAAACGGTGACCGAGCGCACCCGGGTGATTTTGGTGAACTCTCCGCACAATCCAACGGGCACCGTGCTTTCCCAGGAAGAGCTTGAGGCGATTGCGCGCGAAGCTGATCGGGTGAATGCCGTCGTGGTCACTGATGAGGTATACGAGCACCTCACATTCGATGCCGCTGAGCATGTACCGATCGCAACGCTTCCGAGCATGTGGGATCGGACACTTACGATCTCTTCTGCGGGAAAATCGTTCTCACTCACAGGCTGGAAAGTCGGGTGGGTGTCGGGCCCTGCCGAGCTAATCGAGGCCGTGCTCGCGATCAAGCAGTTTCTCACCTACTCCGGCGGTGCCCCATTTCAACCCGCGATCGCCAAAGCCCTGCTTGCTGGCGAAAGCGACATTTCAGAACTCCGAACACGGCTTGAGTCGCGCAAGGATCGATTACTCACGGGGCTTTCCGCACTCGGTTTTCGCACCGTGCGACCTGCTGGAACCTACTTTGTGTGCGCAGATGCGACTGCGTTTCTCACCGATGAGGTGCCCGATGCCGCGGCGTTCGCGCGCTGGCTTCCCCGCGAGGTTGGGGTTGCTTGCGTACCGGTGTCAGCATTTTGTCGCGATGGATCGGAGACCGCGAGTCTCTTACGCAATTGGGTGCGCTTCACGTTTGTCAAGGATGACGCGACGCTCGAAATTGCGATCGAGCGCCTCCAAGCGCTCTCCACTATCCATGGCTAG
- a CDS encoding fluoride efflux transporter FluC: MTAGVLEMLAVLIGGGVGSAARFFIDSVVTRGVRRGRGGTNAFPWGITVVNLSGSFVLGLLLGADLVWPAIGAGLLGGYTTFSTASLDTVRLLREKRYVAAAGNAFGTLGIAVILATTGLLLGSFWR; the protein is encoded by the coding sequence GTGACTGCGGGAGTGCTTGAGATGCTCGCGGTCCTTATCGGTGGTGGTGTGGGATCAGCAGCGCGATTCTTCATCGATAGCGTCGTCACGCGCGGAGTCAGGCGCGGCCGGGGCGGAACCAACGCGTTTCCGTGGGGAATCACGGTAGTGAACTTGAGTGGATCGTTCGTACTCGGTCTACTCTTGGGGGCGGACCTCGTCTGGCCAGCTATCGGTGCCGGGCTGCTCGGCGGATACACGACCTTCAGCACCGCAAGCCTCGACACCGTCAGACTGCTGCGTGAGAAGCGCTACGTCGCTGCGGCAGGGAATGCCTTCGGTACCCTCGGCATCGCGGTGATTTTGGCAACGACAGGACTGCTTCTCGGTAGTTTCTGGCGCTAG
- a CDS encoding fluoride efflux transporter FluC, protein MSQATGGAKLITPRALGLVALGGGLGTLARFALGEAIPADQHLVILGINILGAFVLGLIAMLLAGKRPNVLLFASTGLCGGFTTYSAFAVGVAELALMGQGLAALGLAVATVVGGFIATGLGVWIGTALRTLRSRGQRS, encoded by the coding sequence GTGAGTCAAGCAACCGGGGGAGCGAAGCTGATTACTCCGCGCGCGCTCGGGCTCGTGGCACTCGGTGGTGGGCTCGGCACACTCGCGCGGTTTGCGCTTGGTGAGGCGATTCCAGCAGATCAACACCTCGTAATACTCGGCATCAATATCTTGGGTGCTTTCGTGCTCGGGCTCATCGCAATGTTGCTTGCTGGAAAGCGACCAAACGTTCTGCTGTTTGCCAGCACGGGCCTCTGTGGCGGCTTCACAACGTACAGCGCCTTCGCGGTGGGCGTGGCTGAGCTCGCATTGATGGGGCAAGGGCTTGCCGCGCTCGGTCTTGCGGTAGCTACCGTGGTCGGCGGCTTCATTGCGACTGGCCTCGGTGTGTGGATCGGCACCGCATTGCGCACACTCCGCTCGAGAGGCCAGCGATCGTGA